One genomic region from Lates calcarifer isolate ASB-BC8 linkage group LG10, TLL_Latcal_v3, whole genome shotgun sequence encodes:
- the tpm1 gene encoding tropomyosin alpha-1 chain isoform X9 codes for MAGATSLEAVKRKIKSLQEQADGAEERAERLQKELLAQRKAREQAEGDVASLNRRIQLVEEELDRAQERLATALTKLEEAEKAADESERGMKVIENRAMKDEEKMELQEIQLKEAKHIAEEADRKYEEVARKLVIIEGDLERTEERAELSERRARRVEDELRVLEQGMKSLNSSVLQYSQKEDKYEEEIKVLTDKLKEAETRAEFAERSVAKLEKTIDDLEEKLSHAKEENLDMHQMLDQTLMELNNL; via the exons ATGGCCGGAGCTACATCGCTGGAGGCGGTAAAACGAAAGATCAAATCCTTGCAAGAGCAGGCAGACGGAGCTGAAGAGAGAGCCGAGAGATTACAGAAGGAGTTGCTCGCGCAGAGGAAAGCCAGAGAACAA GCTGAGGGAGATGTCGCTTCCCTTAACAGACGTATCCAGCTGGTTGAGGAGGAGTTGGATCGTGCTCAGGAGCGTCTGGCCACTGCCCTGACCAagctggaggaggcagagaaggcTGCTGACGAGAGCGAGAG AGGCATGAAGGTCATTGAGAACAGGGCCATGAAGGACGAGGAGAAGATGGAGCTGCAGGAGATCCAGCTGAAAGAGGCCAAACACATCGCTGAGGAGGCTGACCGCAAATATGAGGAG GTGGCCCGTAAGCTGGTCATCATTGAGGGTGACCTGGAGCGTACAGAGGAGCGCGCTGAGCTGTCAGAAAG ACGGGCTCGAAGAGTGGAAGATGAGCTAAGGGTTTTGGAGCAAGGCATGAAATCACTAAACTCCTCCGTCCTACAG TACTCACAGAAGGAGGACAAGTACGAGGAGGAGATCAAGGTCCTCACCGACAAGCTGAAGGAG GCTGAGACTCGTGCTGAGTTCGCTGAGAGATCAGTAGCCAAGCTTGAGAAGACCATTGATGACTTGGAAG AGAAACTGTCACACGCTAAAGAAGAGAACCTCGATATGCACCAGATGCTGGACCAGACTCTAATGGAACTGAATAATTTGTGA
- the tpm1 gene encoding tropomyosin alpha-1 chain isoform X8, whose protein sequence is MAGATSLEAVKRKIKSLQEQADGAEERAERLQKELLAQRKAREQAEGDVASLNRRIQLVEEELDRAQERLATALTKLEEAEKAADESERGMKVIENRAMKDEEKMELQEIQLKEAKHIAEEADRKYEEVARKLVIIEGDLERTEERAELSESKCSELEEELKTVTNNLKSLEAQAEKYSQKEDKYEEEIKVLTDKLKEAETRAEFAERSVAKLEKTIDDLEEKLSHAKEENLDMHQMLDQTLMELNNL, encoded by the exons ATGGCCGGAGCTACATCGCTGGAGGCGGTAAAACGAAAGATCAAATCCTTGCAAGAGCAGGCAGACGGAGCTGAAGAGAGAGCCGAGAGATTACAGAAGGAGTTGCTCGCGCAGAGGAAAGCCAGAGAACAA GCTGAGGGAGATGTCGCTTCCCTTAACAGACGTATCCAGCTGGTTGAGGAGGAGTTGGATCGTGCTCAGGAGCGTCTGGCCACTGCCCTGACCAagctggaggaggcagagaaggcTGCTGACGAGAGCGAGAG AGGCATGAAGGTCATTGAGAACAGGGCCATGAAGGACGAGGAGAAGATGGAGCTGCAGGAGATCCAGCTGAAAGAGGCCAAACACATCGCTGAGGAGGCTGACCGCAAATATGAGGAG GTGGCCCGTAAGCTGGTCATCATTGAGGGTGACCTGGAGCGTACAGAGGAGCGCGCTGAGCTGTCAGAAAG CAAATGCTCTGAGCTTGAGGAAGAGTTGAAAACTGTGACCAACAACCTGAAGTCACTGGAGGCCCAGGCTGAGAAG TACTCACAGAAGGAGGACAAGTACGAGGAGGAGATCAAGGTCCTCACCGACAAGCTGAAGGAG GCTGAGACTCGTGCTGAGTTCGCTGAGAGATCAGTAGCCAAGCTTGAGAAGACCATTGATGACTTGGAAG AGAAACTGTCACACGCTAAAGAAGAGAACCTCGATATGCACCAGATGCTGGACCAGACTCTAATGGAACTGAATAATTTGTGA
- the tpm1 gene encoding tropomyosin alpha-1 chain isoform X4 — translation MDAIKKKMQMLKLDKENALDRAEQAESDKKAAEDRSKQLEDEIRELEKKLRVTEDERDKVFEEFQTAEEKLLTAEEVATKAEGDVASLNRRIQLVEEELDRAQERLATALTKLEEAEKAADESERGMKVIENRAMKDEEKMELQEIQLKEAKHIAEEADRKYEEVARKLVIIEGDLERTEERAELSESKCSELEEELKTVTNNLKSLEAQAEKYSQKEDKYEEEIKVLTDKLKEAETRAEFAERSVAKLEKTIDDLEEKLSHAKEENLDMHQMLDQTLMELNNL, via the exons ATGGATGCCATCAAGAAGAAGATGCAGATGCTCAAGCTCGACAAGGAGAATGCCTTGGACAGAGCTGAGCAGGCTGAGTCAGAcaagaaagcagcagaggacagaAGCAAACAG TTAGAGGACGAAATAAGAGAGTTGGAAAAGAAATTGCGCGTTACTGAAGACGAAAGAGATAAAGTGTTTGAGGAGTTCCAAACTGCTGAGGAAAAGCTGCTGACCGCTGAGGAGGTCGCCACCAAG GCTGAGGGAGATGTCGCTTCCCTTAACAGACGTATCCAGCTGGTTGAGGAGGAGTTGGATCGTGCTCAGGAGCGTCTGGCCACTGCCCTGACCAagctggaggaggcagagaaggcTGCTGACGAGAGCGAGAG AGGCATGAAGGTCATTGAGAACAGGGCCATGAAGGACGAGGAGAAGATGGAGCTGCAGGAGATCCAGCTGAAAGAGGCCAAACACATCGCTGAGGAGGCTGACCGCAAATATGAGGAG GTGGCCCGTAAGCTGGTCATCATTGAGGGTGACCTGGAGCGTACAGAGGAGCGCGCTGAGCTGTCAGAAAG CAAATGCTCTGAGCTTGAGGAAGAGTTGAAAACTGTGACCAACAACCTGAAGTCACTGGAGGCCCAGGCTGAGAAG TACTCACAGAAGGAGGACAAGTACGAGGAGGAGATCAAGGTCCTCACCGACAAGCTGAAGGAG GCTGAGACTCGTGCTGAGTTCGCTGAGAGATCAGTAGCCAAGCTTGAGAAGACCATTGATGACTTGGAAG AGAAACTGTCACACGCTAAAGAAGAGAACCTCGATATGCACCAGATGCTGGACCAGACTCTAATGGAACTGAATAATTTGTGA
- the tpm1 gene encoding tropomyosin alpha-1 chain isoform X5, which yields MDAIKKKMQMLKLDKENALDRAEQAESDKKAAEDRSKQLEDDLVALQKKLKGTEDELDKYSEALKDAQEKLELAEKKATDAEGDVASLNRRIQLVEEELDRAQERLATALTKLEEAEKAADESERGMKVIENRAMKDEEKMELQEIQLKEAKHIAEEADRKYEEVARKLVIIEGDLERTEERAELSERRARRVEDELRVLEQGMKSLNSSVLQYSQKEDKYEEEIKVLTDKLKEAETRAEFAERSVAKLEKTIDDLEEKLSHAKEENLDMHQMLDQTLMELNNL from the exons ATGGATGCCATCAAGAAGAAGATGCAGATGCTCAAGCTCGACAAGGAGAATGCCTTGGACAGAGCTGAGCAGGCTGAGTCAGAcaagaaagcagcagaggacagaAGCAAACAG CTTGAGGACGATTTGGTAGCTCTGCAGAAGAAGCTGAAGGGAACTGAGGATGAGTTGGACAAGTACTCTGAGGCTCTTAAAGATGCCCAGGAGAAACTTGAGCTGGCTGAGAAGAAAGCCACCGAT GCTGAGGGAGATGTCGCTTCCCTTAACAGACGTATCCAGCTGGTTGAGGAGGAGTTGGATCGTGCTCAGGAGCGTCTGGCCACTGCCCTGACCAagctggaggaggcagagaaggcTGCTGACGAGAGCGAGAG AGGCATGAAGGTCATTGAGAACAGGGCCATGAAGGACGAGGAGAAGATGGAGCTGCAGGAGATCCAGCTGAAAGAGGCCAAACACATCGCTGAGGAGGCTGACCGCAAATATGAGGAG GTGGCCCGTAAGCTGGTCATCATTGAGGGTGACCTGGAGCGTACAGAGGAGCGCGCTGAGCTGTCAGAAAG ACGGGCTCGAAGAGTGGAAGATGAGCTAAGGGTTTTGGAGCAAGGCATGAAATCACTAAACTCCTCCGTCCTACAG TACTCACAGAAGGAGGACAAGTACGAGGAGGAGATCAAGGTCCTCACCGACAAGCTGAAGGAG GCTGAGACTCGTGCTGAGTTCGCTGAGAGATCAGTAGCCAAGCTTGAGAAGACCATTGATGACTTGGAAG AGAAACTGTCACACGCTAAAGAAGAGAACCTCGATATGCACCAGATGCTGGACCAGACTCTAATGGAACTGAATAATTTGTGA
- the tpm1 gene encoding tropomyosin alpha-1 chain isoform X10: MDAIKKKMQMLKLDKENALDRAEQAESDKKAAEDRSKQLEDEIRELEKKLRVTEDERDKVFEEFQTAEEKLLTAEEVATKLEDDLVALQKKLKGTEDELDKYSEALKDAQEKLELAEKKATDAEGDVASLNRRIQLVEEELDRAQERLATALTKLEEAEKAADESERGMKVIENRAMKDEEKMELQEIQLKEAKHIAEEADRKYEEVARKLVIIEGDLERTEERAELSESKCSELEEELKTVTNNLKSLEAQAEKYSQKEDKYEEEIKVLTDKLKEAETRAEFAERSVAKLEKTIDDLEEKLSHAKEENLDMHQMLDQTLMELNNL, encoded by the exons ATGGATGCCATCAAGAAGAAGATGCAGATGCTCAAGCTCGACAAGGAGAATGCCTTGGACAGAGCTGAGCAGGCTGAGTCAGAcaagaaagcagcagaggacagaAGCAAACAG TTAGAGGACGAAATAAGAGAGTTGGAAAAGAAATTGCGCGTTACTGAAGACGAAAGAGATAAAGTGTTTGAGGAGTTCCAAACTGCTGAGGAAAAGCTGCTGACCGCTGAGGAGGTCGCCACCAAG CTTGAGGACGATTTGGTAGCTCTGCAGAAGAAGCTGAAGGGAACTGAGGATGAGTTGGACAAGTACTCTGAGGCTCTTAAAGATGCCCAGGAGAAACTTGAGCTGGCTGAGAAGAAAGCCACCGAT GCTGAGGGAGATGTCGCTTCCCTTAACAGACGTATCCAGCTGGTTGAGGAGGAGTTGGATCGTGCTCAGGAGCGTCTGGCCACTGCCCTGACCAagctggaggaggcagagaaggcTGCTGACGAGAGCGAGAG AGGCATGAAGGTCATTGAGAACAGGGCCATGAAGGACGAGGAGAAGATGGAGCTGCAGGAGATCCAGCTGAAAGAGGCCAAACACATCGCTGAGGAGGCTGACCGCAAATATGAGGAG GTGGCCCGTAAGCTGGTCATCATTGAGGGTGACCTGGAGCGTACAGAGGAGCGCGCTGAGCTGTCAGAAAG CAAATGCTCTGAGCTTGAGGAAGAGTTGAAAACTGTGACCAACAACCTGAAGTCACTGGAGGCCCAGGCTGAGAAG TACTCACAGAAGGAGGACAAGTACGAGGAGGAGATCAAGGTCCTCACCGACAAGCTGAAGGAG GCTGAGACTCGTGCTGAGTTCGCTGAGAGATCAGTAGCCAAGCTTGAGAAGACCATTGATGACTTGGAAG AGAAACTGTCACACGCTAAAGAAGAGAACCTCGATATGCACCAGATGCTGGACCAGACTCTAATGGAACTGAATAATTTGTGA
- the tpm1 gene encoding tropomyosin alpha-1 chain isoform X1 yields MDAIKKKMQMLKLDKENALDRAEQAESDKKAAEDRSKQLEDDLVALQKKLKGTEDELDKYSEALKDAQEKLELAEKKATDAEGDVASLNRRIQLVEEELDRAQERLATALTKLEEAEKAADESERGMKVIENRAMKDEEKMELQEIQLKEAKHIAEEADRKYEEVARKLVIIEGDLERTEERAELSESKCSELEEELKTVTNNLKSLEAQAEKYSQKEDKYEEEIKVLTDKLKEAETRAEFAERSVAKLEKTIDDLEDELYAQKLKYKAISEELDHALNDMTSI; encoded by the exons ATGGATGCCATCAAGAAGAAGATGCAGATGCTCAAGCTCGACAAGGAGAATGCCTTGGACAGAGCTGAGCAGGCTGAGTCAGAcaagaaagcagcagaggacagaAGCAAACAG CTTGAGGACGATTTGGTAGCTCTGCAGAAGAAGCTGAAGGGAACTGAGGATGAGTTGGACAAGTACTCTGAGGCTCTTAAAGATGCCCAGGAGAAACTTGAGCTGGCTGAGAAGAAAGCCACCGAT GCTGAGGGAGATGTCGCTTCCCTTAACAGACGTATCCAGCTGGTTGAGGAGGAGTTGGATCGTGCTCAGGAGCGTCTGGCCACTGCCCTGACCAagctggaggaggcagagaaggcTGCTGACGAGAGCGAGAG AGGCATGAAGGTCATTGAGAACAGGGCCATGAAGGACGAGGAGAAGATGGAGCTGCAGGAGATCCAGCTGAAAGAGGCCAAACACATCGCTGAGGAGGCTGACCGCAAATATGAGGAG GTGGCCCGTAAGCTGGTCATCATTGAGGGTGACCTGGAGCGTACAGAGGAGCGCGCTGAGCTGTCAGAAAG CAAATGCTCTGAGCTTGAGGAAGAGTTGAAAACTGTGACCAACAACCTGAAGTCACTGGAGGCCCAGGCTGAGAAG TACTCACAGAAGGAGGACAAGTACGAGGAGGAGATCAAGGTCCTCACCGACAAGCTGAAGGAG GCTGAGACTCGTGCTGAGTTCGCTGAGAGATCAGTAGCCAAGCTTGAGAAGACCATTGATGACTTGGAAG ATGAGTTGTATGCCCAGAAACTGAAGTACAAGGCCATCAGCGAGGAGCTGGACCACGCCCTCAACGACATGACTTCCAT ATAA
- the tpm1 gene encoding tropomyosin alpha-1 chain isoform X7, producing MAGATSLEAVKRKIKSLQEQADGAEERAERLQKELLAQRKAREQAEGDVASLNRRIQLVEEELDRAQERLATALTKLEEAEKAADESERGMKVIENRAMKDEEKMELQEIQLKEAKHIAEEADRKYEEVARKLVIIEGDLERTEERAELSESKCSELEEELKTVTNNLKSLEAQAEKYSQKEDKYEEEIKVLTDKLKEAETRAEFAERSVAKLEKTIDDLEDELYAQKLKYKAISEELDHALNDMTSI from the exons ATGGCCGGAGCTACATCGCTGGAGGCGGTAAAACGAAAGATCAAATCCTTGCAAGAGCAGGCAGACGGAGCTGAAGAGAGAGCCGAGAGATTACAGAAGGAGTTGCTCGCGCAGAGGAAAGCCAGAGAACAA GCTGAGGGAGATGTCGCTTCCCTTAACAGACGTATCCAGCTGGTTGAGGAGGAGTTGGATCGTGCTCAGGAGCGTCTGGCCACTGCCCTGACCAagctggaggaggcagagaaggcTGCTGACGAGAGCGAGAG AGGCATGAAGGTCATTGAGAACAGGGCCATGAAGGACGAGGAGAAGATGGAGCTGCAGGAGATCCAGCTGAAAGAGGCCAAACACATCGCTGAGGAGGCTGACCGCAAATATGAGGAG GTGGCCCGTAAGCTGGTCATCATTGAGGGTGACCTGGAGCGTACAGAGGAGCGCGCTGAGCTGTCAGAAAG CAAATGCTCTGAGCTTGAGGAAGAGTTGAAAACTGTGACCAACAACCTGAAGTCACTGGAGGCCCAGGCTGAGAAG TACTCACAGAAGGAGGACAAGTACGAGGAGGAGATCAAGGTCCTCACCGACAAGCTGAAGGAG GCTGAGACTCGTGCTGAGTTCGCTGAGAGATCAGTAGCCAAGCTTGAGAAGACCATTGATGACTTGGAAG ATGAGTTGTATGCCCAGAAACTGAAGTACAAGGCCATCAGCGAGGAGCTGGACCACGCCCTCAACGACATGACTTCCAT ATAA
- the tpm1 gene encoding tropomyosin alpha-1 chain isoform X2, with the protein MDAIKKKMQMLKLDKENALDRAEQAESDKKAAEDRSKQLEDDLVALQKKLKGTEDELDKYSEALKDAQEKLELAEKKATDAEGDVASLNRRIQLVEEELDRAQERLATALTKLEEAEKAADESERGMKVIENRAMKDEEKMELQEIQLKEAKHIAEEADRKYEEVARKLVIIEGDLERTEERAELSESKCSELEEELKTVTNNLKSLEAQAEKYSQKEDKYEEEIKVLTDKLKEAETRAEFAERSVAKLEKTIDDLEEKLSHAKEENLDMHQMLDQTLMELNNL; encoded by the exons ATGGATGCCATCAAGAAGAAGATGCAGATGCTCAAGCTCGACAAGGAGAATGCCTTGGACAGAGCTGAGCAGGCTGAGTCAGAcaagaaagcagcagaggacagaAGCAAACAG CTTGAGGACGATTTGGTAGCTCTGCAGAAGAAGCTGAAGGGAACTGAGGATGAGTTGGACAAGTACTCTGAGGCTCTTAAAGATGCCCAGGAGAAACTTGAGCTGGCTGAGAAGAAAGCCACCGAT GCTGAGGGAGATGTCGCTTCCCTTAACAGACGTATCCAGCTGGTTGAGGAGGAGTTGGATCGTGCTCAGGAGCGTCTGGCCACTGCCCTGACCAagctggaggaggcagagaaggcTGCTGACGAGAGCGAGAG AGGCATGAAGGTCATTGAGAACAGGGCCATGAAGGACGAGGAGAAGATGGAGCTGCAGGAGATCCAGCTGAAAGAGGCCAAACACATCGCTGAGGAGGCTGACCGCAAATATGAGGAG GTGGCCCGTAAGCTGGTCATCATTGAGGGTGACCTGGAGCGTACAGAGGAGCGCGCTGAGCTGTCAGAAAG CAAATGCTCTGAGCTTGAGGAAGAGTTGAAAACTGTGACCAACAACCTGAAGTCACTGGAGGCCCAGGCTGAGAAG TACTCACAGAAGGAGGACAAGTACGAGGAGGAGATCAAGGTCCTCACCGACAAGCTGAAGGAG GCTGAGACTCGTGCTGAGTTCGCTGAGAGATCAGTAGCCAAGCTTGAGAAGACCATTGATGACTTGGAAG AGAAACTGTCACACGCTAAAGAAGAGAACCTCGATATGCACCAGATGCTGGACCAGACTCTAATGGAACTGAATAATTTGTGA
- the tpm1 gene encoding tropomyosin alpha-1 chain isoform X11, which translates to MDAIKKKMQMLKLDKENALDRAEQAESDKKAAEDRSKQLEDEIRELEKKLRVTEDERDKVFEEFQTAEEKLLTAEEVATKLEDDLVALQKKLKGTEDELDKYSEALKDAQEKLELAEKKATDAEGDVASLNRRIQLVEEELDRAQERLATALTKLEEAEKAADESERGMKVIENRAMKDEEKMELQEIQLKEAKHIAEEADRKYEEVARKLVIIEGDLERTEERAELSESKCSELEEELKTVTNNLKSLEAQAEKYSQKEDKYEEEIKVLTDKLKEAETRAEFAERSVAKLEKTIDDLEDELYAQKLKYKAISEELDHALNDMTSM; encoded by the exons ATGGATGCCATCAAGAAGAAGATGCAGATGCTCAAGCTCGACAAGGAGAATGCCTTGGACAGAGCTGAGCAGGCTGAGTCAGAcaagaaagcagcagaggacagaAGCAAACAG TTAGAGGACGAAATAAGAGAGTTGGAAAAGAAATTGCGCGTTACTGAAGACGAAAGAGATAAAGTGTTTGAGGAGTTCCAAACTGCTGAGGAAAAGCTGCTGACCGCTGAGGAGGTCGCCACCAAG CTTGAGGACGATTTGGTAGCTCTGCAGAAGAAGCTGAAGGGAACTGAGGATGAGTTGGACAAGTACTCTGAGGCTCTTAAAGATGCCCAGGAGAAACTTGAGCTGGCTGAGAAGAAAGCCACCGAT GCTGAGGGAGATGTCGCTTCCCTTAACAGACGTATCCAGCTGGTTGAGGAGGAGTTGGATCGTGCTCAGGAGCGTCTGGCCACTGCCCTGACCAagctggaggaggcagagaaggcTGCTGACGAGAGCGAGAG AGGCATGAAGGTCATTGAGAACAGGGCCATGAAGGACGAGGAGAAGATGGAGCTGCAGGAGATCCAGCTGAAAGAGGCCAAACACATCGCTGAGGAGGCTGACCGCAAATATGAGGAG GTGGCCCGTAAGCTGGTCATCATTGAGGGTGACCTGGAGCGTACAGAGGAGCGCGCTGAGCTGTCAGAAAG CAAATGCTCTGAGCTTGAGGAAGAGTTGAAAACTGTGACCAACAACCTGAAGTCACTGGAGGCCCAGGCTGAGAAG TACTCACAGAAGGAGGACAAGTACGAGGAGGAGATCAAGGTCCTCACCGACAAGCTGAAGGAG GCTGAGACTCGTGCTGAGTTCGCTGAGAGATCAGTAGCCAAGCTTGAGAAGACCATTGATGACTTGGAAG ATGAGTTGTATGCCCAGAAACTGAAGTACAAGGCCATCAGCGAGGAGCTGGACCACGCCCTCAACGACATGACTTCCATGTAA
- the tpm1 gene encoding tropomyosin alpha-1 chain isoform X6, whose product MDAIKKKMQMLKLDKENALDRAEQAESDKKAAEDRSKQLEDDLVALQKKLKGTEDELDKYSEALKDAQEKLELAEKKATDAEGDVASLNRRIQLVEEELDRAQERLATALTKLEEAEKAADESERGMKVIENRAMKDEEKMELQEIQLKEAKHIAEEADRKYEEVARKLVIIEGDLERTEERAELSERRARRVEDELRVLEQGMKSLNSSVLQYSQKEDKYEEEIKVLTDKLKEAETRAEFAERSVAKLEKTIDDLEDELYAQKLKYKAISEELDHALNDMTSM is encoded by the exons ATGGATGCCATCAAGAAGAAGATGCAGATGCTCAAGCTCGACAAGGAGAATGCCTTGGACAGAGCTGAGCAGGCTGAGTCAGAcaagaaagcagcagaggacagaAGCAAACAG CTTGAGGACGATTTGGTAGCTCTGCAGAAGAAGCTGAAGGGAACTGAGGATGAGTTGGACAAGTACTCTGAGGCTCTTAAAGATGCCCAGGAGAAACTTGAGCTGGCTGAGAAGAAAGCCACCGAT GCTGAGGGAGATGTCGCTTCCCTTAACAGACGTATCCAGCTGGTTGAGGAGGAGTTGGATCGTGCTCAGGAGCGTCTGGCCACTGCCCTGACCAagctggaggaggcagagaaggcTGCTGACGAGAGCGAGAG AGGCATGAAGGTCATTGAGAACAGGGCCATGAAGGACGAGGAGAAGATGGAGCTGCAGGAGATCCAGCTGAAAGAGGCCAAACACATCGCTGAGGAGGCTGACCGCAAATATGAGGAG GTGGCCCGTAAGCTGGTCATCATTGAGGGTGACCTGGAGCGTACAGAGGAGCGCGCTGAGCTGTCAGAAAG ACGGGCTCGAAGAGTGGAAGATGAGCTAAGGGTTTTGGAGCAAGGCATGAAATCACTAAACTCCTCCGTCCTACAG TACTCACAGAAGGAGGACAAGTACGAGGAGGAGATCAAGGTCCTCACCGACAAGCTGAAGGAG GCTGAGACTCGTGCTGAGTTCGCTGAGAGATCAGTAGCCAAGCTTGAGAAGACCATTGATGACTTGGAAG ATGAGTTGTATGCCCAGAAACTGAAGTACAAGGCCATCAGCGAGGAGCTGGACCACGCCCTCAACGACATGACTTCCATGTAA
- the tpm1 gene encoding tropomyosin alpha-1 chain isoform X3, with protein sequence MDAIKKKMQMLKLDKENALDRAEQAESDKKAAEDRSKQLEDEIRELEKKLRVTEDERDKVFEEFQTAEEKLLTAEEVATKAEGDVASLNRRIQLVEEELDRAQERLATALTKLEEAEKAADESERGMKVIENRAMKDEEKMELQEIQLKEAKHIAEEADRKYEEVARKLVIIEGDLERTEERAELSESKCSELEEELKTVTNNLKSLEAQAEKYSQKEDKYEEEIKVLTDKLKEAETRAEFAERSVAKLEKTIDDLEDELYAQKLKYKAISEELDHALNDMTSI encoded by the exons ATGGATGCCATCAAGAAGAAGATGCAGATGCTCAAGCTCGACAAGGAGAATGCCTTGGACAGAGCTGAGCAGGCTGAGTCAGAcaagaaagcagcagaggacagaAGCAAACAG TTAGAGGACGAAATAAGAGAGTTGGAAAAGAAATTGCGCGTTACTGAAGACGAAAGAGATAAAGTGTTTGAGGAGTTCCAAACTGCTGAGGAAAAGCTGCTGACCGCTGAGGAGGTCGCCACCAAG GCTGAGGGAGATGTCGCTTCCCTTAACAGACGTATCCAGCTGGTTGAGGAGGAGTTGGATCGTGCTCAGGAGCGTCTGGCCACTGCCCTGACCAagctggaggaggcagagaaggcTGCTGACGAGAGCGAGAG AGGCATGAAGGTCATTGAGAACAGGGCCATGAAGGACGAGGAGAAGATGGAGCTGCAGGAGATCCAGCTGAAAGAGGCCAAACACATCGCTGAGGAGGCTGACCGCAAATATGAGGAG GTGGCCCGTAAGCTGGTCATCATTGAGGGTGACCTGGAGCGTACAGAGGAGCGCGCTGAGCTGTCAGAAAG CAAATGCTCTGAGCTTGAGGAAGAGTTGAAAACTGTGACCAACAACCTGAAGTCACTGGAGGCCCAGGCTGAGAAG TACTCACAGAAGGAGGACAAGTACGAGGAGGAGATCAAGGTCCTCACCGACAAGCTGAAGGAG GCTGAGACTCGTGCTGAGTTCGCTGAGAGATCAGTAGCCAAGCTTGAGAAGACCATTGATGACTTGGAAG ATGAGTTGTATGCCCAGAAACTGAAGTACAAGGCCATCAGCGAGGAGCTGGACCACGCCCTCAACGACATGACTTCCAT ATAA